One Plasmodium vivax chromosome 13, whole genome shotgun sequence genomic region harbors:
- a CDS encoding hypothetical protein, conserved (encoded by transcript PVX_084495A), translated as MTANFKNKTALCYLDENLNSNSYSESEKIFLKNNINWNKINVLKCNKKKNEEGSSCSSSVGIVMDMGSGNNNEGSINYKSLQKFKSSCYSGRASRKDKSVLSKRKYSHLSEEYEKRKRKLSPSDLFEDDGDGDGDGDGDGGDDDHIDGAASHEIPSEDHFKNKYDFEFVENYKNVYLNKGATGGGVTQGKMPQQQMRKMQKMQQMQQNEDEEEEEEEEEEEDVLANSQVSKDGSSGAERDEDFPDADGSGSGQVEGKYQNDKIYGTCFENVESSFILTRNMKRSYKNFIQNEKKKKKGQAEGCAKKSAGNGYTGTLEGNRLLCPNDMGLNCDLGEEEEDEMEVEGEEEDEDEMEVEREVAEEDEMEGEEYFNNTPKNLPTRETNDLKGVLDMLNGSHENAEEGNKPSDRKNVEEQSNELDGDYNYPCNDERNDHSFEGGRLNQQQNSNNDGGHSGGEAHPTDGQSNLTEPERETQFFTPSQTVDKRNLVSTFKDDEEEEDDEAEEGEAQEGQAEEDQAEENKAEENQLEEDQTEGQINKNIPPKGNKPNKRPYKKGNRSVPKEKINVKEEKENGLEEDQETHDSDSESRNVLKSLDDLDHVPISGSQGEKGNFEECNGAAMEERGFPVVHKEKQEVGENAMGARQREGASPGLAAKPAGAAMKQKDAVMKPVGTINKPVGAINKPVGSINKPVGAANKPVGAVNKQISKAAPVERKKKVVRKNCLIKVEAPKENSEVNAPATMVRVKEENCEDDIRVEGRPADTNASKMDKLRENFGAIRIKLEVEESGVRIKTEPREIPQVGKHGERDHHEEINQLGEINHHEEINQHGEINQHDVSPPLTQSIPTNVAQRGDANKCPKTVGERTSSRTSGKASDRSGRSGAQTGDNAQGKRRSLFYENMSSKISRIFFFSSKKVSSNEPDGNSDSERESQNRKRDSGDNKEGNGETNESEEGEQKEANESNDPNGGPTGQPLYSTEQPQEEGAQMVNTAQLKDLAREGDGDGDGGNVGNAPNEGKPGEGNENLQTCESRDGGDGNNFGEHTGEHIRGGELTSKAKKAKKNPLGAKKVSRRKITIVKKEPLGAANLSEIETRTCNLCNFIFANSKLMQRHVMSVHSDERPYECEVCLKRYKRADHLKLHRIRHDLNREENKFQCSICQMFFKTPRQLNNCKLKHMKCSLAKGAAVGAAAESAESAVGAPAADEHFHGSQMEGAVDEVGNHWEGHPQQGENDTSGKTMQSGEDHAEGERHTGGSESGTWSGDAVPEQAGTELSAQREVEAEEQQMDADEQQMDVDQQQMDADEQQMDADEQQMDASQRWELKKENCSPSSISVEIRTCNVCSMIFANKKLMKRHLMSVHSESRPYKCHLCIKTYKRSDHLKKHILTHKDNKEKIKYTCSICQSSFDTPKELRSHKIRHYTCPYENCSYSYSTISKMKYHLNKHKCNLFYSCPVCAKKFLIYKEFIQHKRSCFKKKYVCLQCNKIYLHVNGYNKHVRKVHLNIIQNYKCTVNNCSKEFSSEFSLKEHIINFHHRVKRFFCSKCNMSFGYRSSFRRHNINIHP; from the coding sequence CGAGGACGACGGAGATGGTGACGGTGATGGGGATGGGGATGGCGGTGATGATGACCACATCGATGGCGCAGCGTCGCACGAAATTCCAAGTGAAGACCACTTTAAAAACAAGTACGATTTTGAGTTCGTCgagaattacaaaaatgtctACCTGAATAAAGGCGCCACCGGTGGTGGGGTAACCCAGGGGAAAATGCCCCAGCAGCAGATGCGGAAGATGCAGAAGATGCAACAGATGCAGCAGAatgaggatgaagaggaagaagaggaagaggaggaggaggaggacgtgCTTGCCAACAGCCAAGTGAGCAAAGATGGGAGCAGCGGCGCAGAGCGGGACGAGGACTTCCCGGACGCCGACGGAAGCGGGAGTGGCCAAGTGGAGGGGAAATaccaaaatgataaaatcTACGGCACCTGCTTCGAAAATGTCGAAAGTTCGTTCATCCTAACGAGGAACATGAAAAGGAgctacaaaaattttatacaaaatgaaaagaaaaaaaaaaaaggtcaagCAGAGGGGTGTGCGAAAAAGTCTGCTGGAAATGGCTATACGGGTACGCTCGAGGGGAACAGGTTACTTTGCCCAAACGACATGGGGTTGAACTGTGATTTgggagaggaggaggaagacgaaatggaagtggaaggggaagaggaagacgaagacgAAATGGAAGTGGAAAGGGAAGTGGCagaggaagacgaaatggagggggaagaatatTTCAACAACACCCCGAAGAATCTCCCCACTCGTGAGACCAACGATTTGAAGGGAGTTCTTGACATGCTTAACGGCTCACATGAAAATGCCGAAGAGGGGAATAAACCCAGtgatagaaaaaatgtggaggaaCAAAGCAACGAATTAGACGGTGATTACAATTACCCTTGCAATGACGAGCGGAACGACCACTCGTTTGAGGGTGGTAGATTAAACCAGCAACAGAACAGCAACAATGACGGTGGCCATAGCGGGGGAGAGGCCCACCCCACGGATGGACAATCAAATTTAACAGAACCGGAAAGGGAAACACAGTTTTTTACGCCTTCCCAAACGGTCGACAAGAGGAATCTCGTAAGTACGTTCAaagatgatgaagaggaggaggacgacgaggcggaggagggagaagcgcagGAGGGCCAAGCGGAGGAGGACCAAGCGGAGGAAAACAAAGCGGAGGAAAACCAACTGGAGGAGGACCAAACAGAGGGACAAATCAATAAGAACATTCCACCCAAAGGGAATAAACCGAACAAGAGGCCTTACAAGAAAGGCAACAGATCGGtaccaaaagaaaaaataaatgtgaaagaagaaaaagagaacgGACTGGAGGAAGATCAAGAAACGCATGACAGTGATAGTGAAAGTCGGAATGTTCTGAAATCCTTGGACGATTTGGATCATGTGCCGATAAGCGGAAgtcagggggagaagggaaaTTTCGAAGAGTGCAATGGCGCTGCGATGGAGGAAAGGGGTTTCCCCGTCGTACAtaaggagaagcaggaggTGGGGGAGAATGCGATGGGGGCCAGACAGAGGGAGGGCGCATCACCAGGTTTGGCTGCCAAGCCGGCAGGTGCTGCTATGAAACAGAAAGATGCAGTTATGAAGCCCGTAGGTACGATTAACAAACCAGTAGGTGCTATTAACAAACCTGTAGGCAGCATTAACAAACCCGTAGGTGCCGCCAACAAACCTGTAGGTGCCGTCAACAAACAGATAAGCAAAGCGGCGCCCgtagaaaggaagaaaaaagtagTTCGCAAAAACTGCCTAATCAAAGTGGAAGCGCCGAAAGAGAACAGCGAAGTTAATGCGCCAGCCACAATGGTTAGAGTTAAAGAGGAAAACTGCGAGGATGACATTAGGGTGGAGGGAAGGCCAGCAGACACTAACGCgagcaaaatggacaagCTGAGGGAAAATTTTGGAGCCATTCGGATAAAGCTGGAGGTGGAGGAGAGCGGCGTGCGCATAAAGACGGAGCCCAGGGAGATCCCGCAGGTGGGTAAGCATGGGGAGAGAGACCATCATGAGGAGATAAACCAACTTGGGGAGATAAACCATCATGAGGAGATAAACCAACATGGGGAGATAAACCAGCATGACGTCTCACCACCCTTGACGCAAAGCATACCAACGAACGTGGCACAGAGGGGAGACGCCAACAAGTGTCCCAAAACAGTTGGCGAAAGGACTAGCAGCAGAACGAGCGGCAAGGCTAGCGACAGGAGCGGGAGGAGCGGCGCCCAAACAGGCGACAACGCGCAAGGTAAAAGGAGAAGCCtgttttatgaaaatatgtcGAGCAAAATTTCgagaattttctttttctcctccaagAAGGTTAGCAGTAATGAACCGGATGGAAACTCGGACAGTGAACGGGAGAGTCAAAATAGGAAAAGGGACAGTGGTGACAATAAAGAGGGGAATGGAGAGACGAACGAAAGTGAAGAGGGTGAGCAGAAGGAAGCGAACGAATCGAATGATCCCAATGGAGGACCTACAGGTCAGCCGCTCTACTCAACGGAACAACCACAAGAGGAGGGTGCCCAAATGGTTAACACCGCTCAGTTGAAAGATCTCGCGAGGGAAGGCGATGGCGATGGCGATGGCGGCAACGTTGGAAATGCCCCCAATGAAGGAAAACCAGGTGagggaaatgaaaatttgCAAACCTGTGAAAGCAGGGATGGTGGCGATGGTAACAACTTTGGTGAGCACACTGGTGAGCACATTCGTGGGGGGGAGCTGACCAGCAAGGcgaaaaaggcgaagaagaacCCCCTGGGGGCCAAGAAAGTTAGCCGCAGAAAAATAACCATAGTGAAGAAGGAACCCCTCGGCGCAGCCAACCTATCGGAGATTGAAACAAGGACGTGCAACTTGTgtaacttcatttttgcgaatAGCAAATTAATGCAAAGACATGTGATGAGCGTCCACTCTGACGAAAGGCCATACGAATGCGAAGTGTGTCTCAAGCGGTACAAACGGGCGGATCACTTGAAACTGCATCGGATAAGACACGACCTGAATAGAGAGGAGAATAAGTTCCAGTGCTCCATCTGCCAGATGTTTTTCAAAACGCCCAGGCAGCTGAACAATTGCAAGTTGAAGCATATGAAGTGTTCCTTGGCTAAGGGGGCCGCGGTAGGTGCGGCAGCGGAGTCAGCGGAGTCTGCGGTAGGTGCACCTGCGGCAGATGAGCATTTCCATGGTAGCCAGATGGAAGGCGCGGTCGACGAGGTAGGGAACCATTGGGAGGGTCACCCGCAACAGGGGGAAAACGACACGAGTGGTAAGACAAtgcaaagcggtgaagacCATGCAGAGGGAGAGAGGCACACTGGTGGAAGCGAGAGCGGCACGTGGAGCGGCGATGCTGTCCCGGAGCAGGCGGGCACTGAGCTCAGCGCGCAGCGGGAAGTCGAAGCGGAAGAGCAGCAGATGGACGCGGATGAGCAGCAAATGGACGTAGATCAGCAGCAGATGGACGCGGATGAACAGCAAATGGACGCAGATGAACAACAAATGGACGCCTCACAGCGGTGGGAACTGAAGAAGGAGAACTGCAGCCCAAGTAGCATTTCCGTCGAAATTCGAACGTGCAACGTGTGCAGCATgatttttgcaaataaaaaattaatgaagaGGCATCTGATGAGTGTGCATTCAGAATCAAGGCCATACAAATGTCACCTGTGCATAAAGACATACAAACGCTCGGATCATTTAAAGAAGCATATTTTAACCCATAAAGAtaataaagagaaaataaaatacactTGTTCCATTTGCCAGTCCAGTTTTGATACCCCCAAAGAGTTGAGATCGCATAAGATAAGGCACTACACATGTCCATATGAAAATTGCTCCTACTCCTATTCGACGATCTCTAAAATGAAGTACCATTTGAATAAGCACAAATGTAACCTATTCTATTCCTGCCCCGTGTGTGCCAAGAAATTTCTCATTTATAAAGAGTTTATACAGCACAAGAGGAGCTGCTTTAAGAAGAAGTACGTCTGCCTGCAGTgtaacaaaatttatttgcatgTGAATGGATACAATAAGCATGTGCGGAAGGTCCATTTGAATATCATTCAGAACTACAAGTGTACGGTGAACAACTGCAGCAAGGAATTCTCATCTGAATTCAGCTTGAAGGAGCACATAATTAATTTCCACCACCGGGTCAAGCGCTTCTTCTGCTCCAAGTGCAACATGTCCTTCGGCTACAGGAGCTCCTTTCGCCGCCACAACATTAATATACACCCGTGA
- a CDS encoding U6 snRNA-associated Sm-like protein LSm7, putative (encoded by transcript PVX_084490A) yields the protein MSVLPTTPPYNKENKFMTDIKKFMNQKIRVKFDGGREVVGNLIGHDAIFNLVLDKTEEYIRDPNDSFVITEKTRSIGLVVARGTSIALITPVDGTQEIANPFISEQK from the exons ATGTCGGTGCTTCCAACCACCCCCCCATACAACAAGGAAAACAAGTTCATGACAGACATCAAGAAATTTATGAACCAAAAGATTCGCGTCAAGTTCGATGGCGGAAGAGAAG TTGTTGGCAATTTAATTGGCCACGATGCCATCTTCAACTTGGTGCTCGACAAAACGGAGGAGTATATAAGAG ACCCGAATGACAGCTTCGTCATAACGGAGAAAACGAGGAGCATCGGCTTGGTCGTCGCCAGGGGGACATCG ATCGCGCTAATAACGCCAGTGGACGGCACGCAAGAAATCGCCAACCCCTTCATATCGGAACAGAAGTGA